A genomic region of Fusarium falciforme chromosome 4, complete sequence contains the following coding sequences:
- a CDS encoding RING-type domain-containing protein: MPRSTMSSANGPEHFWPNIKNAILQNPAGQPPSQRMEPQCPVCFESFDITTFHRPSGNAPICVVLFCGHAMCRGCLRQAEESGVGGEDKKCPCCRTALACSCGEASKTFTVPDAKTSPDTVFDAPLTKPEDPNGDVQPKCHRCTASGEWLNRIDNGDWPREAETIEPGAVRFFYGAVDSLESEGRPITPESVSSAFGSVTNDEYQMLTSRRNDFMSQRRSELESANPWFGGHREADGLDRYSSSSRHHERRREVNVDYRAPLDPPRARHIEFEERRRMHDRLPEERSLQDQLSGLTLGGESRFDAFGRPRRGDGRDRAQQRFDEPGFDEPRRRRDAGMGGMASYGDFGAGRETGRDAFSGTQYGRDTGNPYSGQRGRETDNPYSGQRGRDTGNGAPQARNTGSPYGGAPYGGDIGRDRRFPNTQREANPDPFSRTERGRETTRPQYQYGRETGEDGDINAKFENNPEAQDLFRESMERMRAYGNLTEEELSDPSYIAWRKREAVNETQLRALADRNRAYRGGDGPSERRRW; encoded by the coding sequence ATGCCACGCAGCACCATGTCGTCTGCAAACGGGCCAGAGCACTTCTGGCCCAACATCAAGAACGCCATCCTGCAGAACCCAGCAGGTCAGCCGCCGAGTCAACGCATGGAGCCTCAGTGCCCTGTCTGCTTCGAATCTTTTGACATCACCACCTTCCACAGGCCATCGGGGAACGCGCCCATCTGTGTGGTACTCTTCTGCGGACACGCCATGTGCAGGGGGTGTCTTAGACAGGCGGAGGAGTCTGGCGTCGGAGGCGAGGATAAGAAGTGTCCTTGCTGCCGGACGGCGCTGGCCTGCAGCTGCGGCGAAGCGTCCAAGACGTTCACGGTGCCTGACGCCAAGACGAGCCCGGACACCGTGTTTGACGCGCCGCTCACCAAGCCCGAGGACCCCAACGGGGACGTCCAGCCAAAGTGCCACCGCTGCACGGCCTCGGGGGAGTGGCTTAACCGGATCGACAACGGGGACTGGCCGAGAGAGGCCGAGACCATTGAGCCCGGAGCCGTGCGGTTCTTTTACGGGGCCGTCGACTCACTCGAGTCTGAGGGCCGGCCCATAACTCCTGAGTCCGTCTCCAGCGCGTTTGGGAGCGTCACTAACGATGAGTACCAGATGTTGACCAGTCGCCGCAATGACTTTATGAGTCAGCGAAGATCGGAGCTCGAGAGCGCAAACCCGTGGTTTGGAGGTCATCGTGAGGCCGATGGACTAGACCGTTACAGTTCTTCCAGCCGCCATCACGAGCGCCGCCGCGAGGTAAACGTCGACTACCGAGCCCCTCTGGATCCTCCCCGCGCCCGTCACATCGAGTTTGAGGAGCGCCGTCGCATGCACGACAGACTGCCAGAGGAGAGAAGCCTTCAGGACCAGCTCAGCGGTCTCACTCTAGGAGGCGAATCACGTTTTGATGCCTTTGGAAGGCCTCGGCGTGGTGATGGGAGAGATCGTGCCCAACAGCGCTTCGACGAGCCTGGCTTTGACgagcctcgacgacgacgagatgcCGGTATGGGTGGCATGGCCAGCTATGGCGACTTTGGAGCAGGACGTGAGACTGGCCGTGATGCCTTCTCTGGTACCCAATACGGACGGGACACCGGCAACCCATACTCGGGTCAACGCGGACGGGAGACAGACAACCCATACTCCGGTCAACGTGGACGGGACACCGGCAATGGCGCCCCACAGGCACGGAACACCGGCAGCCCTTACGGCGGTGCTCCATACGGAGGTGATATCGGCAGAGATAGGCGCTTCCCCAACACCCAACGCGAGGCGAACCCTGACCCCTTCTCCAGGACTGAGCGCGGCCGCGAGACGACACGCCCTCAATACCAATACGGACGCGAGACAGGCGAAGATGGCGACATCAACGCCAAATTCGAGAACAACCCCGAAGCGCAGGACCTCTTCCGGGAGAGCATGGAGCGGATGAGAGCCTACGGCAACCTCACCGAGGAAGAGCTGTCCGACCCTTCCTATATCGCATGGCGCAAACGAGAGGCCGTCAACGAGACTCAGTTGAGGGCACTAGCGGACCGTAATCGCGCCTACAGAGGCGGAGATGGGCCTTCGGAGAGGCGGCGATGGTAA
- a CDS encoding Peptide hydrolase yields MTAKSLLVAATALSGVSALQIPLNVQLPWSSWSPSSGPSSDDLTSLPLIDTKELQSSIKAGNLETRAKELYEIAKNGEEEYGHPTRVIGSEGHLGTLSYIHAELAKLGGYYSVSNQQFPAVSGNVFESRLVLGNSVPKDASPMGLTPPTKNKQPVYGDLVLVKNEGCSESDYPETLKGNIALILRGTCPFGTKSENAGKAGAVAAVVYNYEKEEVHGTLGTPSPNHVATFGLGGEEGQAIAKKLKDGEKIDAIAYIDAEVKTISTTNIIAQTRLGDPENCVMLGGHSDSVAEGPGINDDGSGSISVLEVATQLSKFRVNNCVRFAWWAAEEEGLLGSDHYVAVLPEEENRKIRLFMDYDMMGSPNFAYQIYNATNSENPAGSEELRNLYVDWYEEQGLNYTFIPFDGRSDYDGFIRGGIPAGGIATGAEGVKTKEEAEQFGGIAGQWYDPCYHQLCDDLGNVNYTAWEVNTKLIAHSVATYALSFKDFPERTTEVSVQAYADKVKMHGNKYII; encoded by the exons ATGACTGCCAAGAGCCTCTTGGTCGCTGCCACGGCGCTCTCGGGTGTCTCAGCCCTCCAGATTCCTCTCAATGTCCAGCTCCCGTGGAGCTCCTGGTCGCCTAGCTCGGGACCCAGCAGCGATGACCTCACCAGTCTGCCCTTGATCGATACCAAGGAATTGCAGAGCAGCATCAAGGCCGGGAACCTCGAGACGAGGGCCAAGGAGCTTTACGAGATTGCAAAGAatggagaggaggagtaTGGACATCCTACTCGTGTCATTGGTAGTGAAG GCCACCTCGGCACATTGTCCTACATCCACGCtgagctggccaagctggGCGGCTACTATTCCGTCTCTAACCAGCAGTTCCCCGCCGTGTCGGGTAACGTTTTCGAGTCTcgcctcgtcctcggcaACTCGGTGCCCAAGGACGCGTCGCCCATGGGTCTGACTCCTCCCACCAAGAACAAGCAGCCCGTCTATGGagacctcgtcctcgtcaagaATGAGGGCTGCAGCGAGTCCGACTACCCCGAGACCCTCAAGGGCAACATTGCTCTCATCCTGCGAGGAACCTGCCCCTTTGGTACCAAGTCGGAGAATGCCGGCAAGGCTGGTGCTGTCGCCGCCGTGGTGTACAActacgagaaggaggaggttcATGGAACTCTGGGAACTCCTTCTCCTAACCATGTCGCTACTTTCGGCCTCGGTGGCGAGGAGGGCCAGGCCATTGctaagaagctcaaggatggCGAGAAGATTGATGCTATTGCGTACATTGacgccgaggtcaagaccaTCTCTACCACCAACATTATTGCCCAGACCCGTCTCGGTGACCCCGAGAACTGTGTGATGCTCGGTGGTCACAGTGACAGTGTCGCTGAGGGTCCTGGTATCAACGACGATGGCTCCGGCAGTATCTCCGTCCTTGAAGTCGCCACCCAGCTCTCCAAGTTCCGCGTCAACAACTGCGTGCGCTTCGCCTGGTGGGCCGCTGAAGAGGAGGGTCTCCTTGGTTCGGACCACTACGTTGCCGTGCtgcccgaggaggagaaccgCAAGATCCGCCTCTTCATGGACTACGACATGATGGGCAGCCCCAACTTTGCCTACCAGATCTACAACGCTACCAACTCTGAGAACCCCGCCGGCTCTGAGGAGCTGCGCAACCTGTACGTCGACTGGTACGAGGAGCAGGGTCTCAACTACACCTTTATCCCCTTTGACGGCCGCAGCGACTATGACGGATTCATCCGTGGTGGTATCCCCGCTGGTGGCATCGCTACTGGTGCCGAGGGcgtcaagaccaaggaggaggcagagCAGTTTGGTGGTATCGCTGGCCAGTGGTACGATCCTTGCTACCACCAGCTGTGCGACGACCTTGGCAACGTCAACTACACTGCCTGGGAGGTCAACACAAAG CTCATTGCCCATTCGGTGGCCACGTACGCCCTCTCGTTCAAGGACTTCCCTGAGCGTACAACCGAGGTTTCTGTCCAGGCCTACGctgacaaggtcaagatgcACGGAAACAAGTACATCATTTAA